The genomic DNA AGCAGGCGAGGCCGGGATCCTCGCCCTGGTGCTGCAGCCGCGGCTCGGCGACTTCAACGACGATCTGCGCCATCTCGGCCCGGCCCCTCTAGCGGCATGGCTCAGCGACCAGCTCGTCCCGGAAGATGCCCGTCTCTTCCGTCCGTCCGGATGACCGTCTCGGGCCGGCCGGCGGCAGGGCCGCGTCCGGAAGGCCCGCAGGCATGGCGCCGGTCCAACGGAGAGGCCGCGCCCGGGCCTGCCAGAGCGGCGACCCCGCCACACGGCGGCCTGGCCGTCAACGGCCGTTGGCCGTCCGGCGCTTCGCTGGGCCGCTGCGCTGCGCTTGCGGTGACGGCCCTTCCGCCGCGTGGCCGGGGCCGACCGTCAGGCCGCGAAAGGCGCGGCCGCAGCCGACGGAGACAGACCATGACTTTCGACCTTCCTTTCGACGACGCCTACGAGCCCTACCACGCCTCCTCGCCGACCGACCGCGTCATCCTCGAACTGCAGATGTACGGCCATCGCCCGCATCAGGACGAACCTGATCCCCGTCCGCTGCCTGACGACGAGGTGATCCGGGTAGGCCTCGCCGGGATCGTCGAGACCTTCGCCGGCATGCTCGGCGACACCAGGCTCGAACCCGATCTCGACGACCTGCTCTGGTCTTTTACCAACGTCTTCCATCGCGCCGCCGAACGCGTCGCCCGCAGCCTCGACCGCAATGAGGAGGCGCAGCGTTCGAGCCAGCAGGAGCAGGACGGCTCGGAGGTGAAGTCCGTCGAGCTGGAACGGCTCACGGGCGAAGGCATCACCTACATCGAGCGTCGCAACGTGCTGGAAATCATGCGTGACGAAGCCGCCGACCTCTACGAGGCGCAGACCGGATCGGCATGGCGGCCGCGCACTGGATCCAAGGTCTCCCATCAGGCGATGACAGCGGCGGTGATCGACTCCAGAGACTTCCTCGCCGCGCGCCGCCGCGCAGACACCGAGGTACTGGTGCCGGCCGGCACCAAGATCGCTTTCGCCGGCGGCCTCGACTTTAACGATCACGACCGGATCTGGGACGCGCTCGACAAGGCCCGTGAGAAGCATCCAGACATGGTCCTGCTCCACGGTGGCAGCCCGCGCGGGGCCGAGCGCATCGCCGCCTGCTGGGCCGAGAACCGGAAGGTCACCCAGATCGCCTTCAAGCCGGACTGGAACCGTCACGCCAAGGCCGCTCCGTTCCGCCGCAACGACCAGCTGCTCTCGGTGGTGCCCCACGGCCTGATCGTCTTTCCCGGCTCCGGCATTACTGACAACCTTGCCGATAAGGCCCGTCGGCTCGGCATCCCCGTCTGGCGGTTCGCGGAGGGTGGCGCGTAAAGCCCGGTTTCCTCGCAACCGCACTATCGAACCCGACCGGGCGCGGTCGGGTTCGGCCCGCGCGAAGCCCACGAAAGCCGCGCGCGAAGCACGGCACCCTCCGATCGTATCGACGCGGTGGAGTGTCCCGCCAGGCGACGTGTATTGCGTTCCGCGTTATATGGACGTATATACGTCCGCAGCACAGGAGTGCGCCATGGCCACCACAGGCACGAGGAAGGAAACCCCCGTTTCGATGCGGTTTCGTGACGATGATCTCACCATCATCGACCGCGGCGCGGAGCTGCTTGGCCTGTCGCGCACGGAGTTTATGCGGCGCGCAGCACTCCAAGAGGCGCAGGCGGCCATCCTCAACGAAACCGTCATCCGCGTGTCCCCGGAAGCCTATGACGCTTTCATGCAGGCGATCTCAGCCCCTGCCGCCGCCCCCCCGCCGAAGGCGGCGGAGCGGCTGCGTCGGTCCCCGCCATGGGACCGCTAGGTGGCGCTTTCAGGCATCGAACTCCTCGACGACGCGCACCGCCTCGACAGCTTCGATTGCGGCAAGCCGGCGCTCAACGCGTGGCTGGCCGGCTTCGCGCGAACGAACCAGGCCCGCGGGTTTACCCGCGTTCTGATCGTTCACGACGAGGGAACAGTCGTCGGCTATTACGGCCTTGCGCCGGGCGTGATCCAGCCAAACAGCGCACCGCGCGCCATCCGCACCGGACGCCCGCCCGATCCGATCCCCTGCCTGCTGATTGGCCAACTCGCCGTCGACCATCGCTATGCCGGACAAGGCATCGGCAGCGGCCTGGTCAAGGACGCGCTTCGCCGCTGCGTCGCCGGCGCCGACATTGTCGCCGGCCGCGCGGTGGTGGTGAGGGCGATCGACGCCGAGGCCGAGCGCTACTGGCAGAGCTGGGGTTTTGTCCCGTCGCGAGACAACCCGTCTATCCTGATGCGCTCGATCCAGGATGTGAGCCTCTGGCTGGCTGAAGGCCGCTAGTCCACGCGCGTAGCGCTTCCGGCAGCGGCAGGGTCCGGGCGCGCCGGTCTGCGGCCGGCCGGGCTCTAGTCGCGGCGTCCCGCCGCTCCCCGCGCCGGCTTCGCCGTCTCGGCCTTCGGGTGACGATCCCTCGCGCAGGGCCAGAGGGAGAGGGCGGCCGGCGCGGGGGCGGGACGCTGGAGAGAAGGGAAGTCACGATGTCGATGATATTCATAGGGGGATCAAGCGAGATATTCGAACTGCCGGAACCTGCCATCACTC from Mesorhizobium sp. NZP2077 includes the following:
- a CDS encoding DUF2493 domain-containing protein; its protein translation is MTFDLPFDDAYEPYHASSPTDRVILELQMYGHRPHQDEPDPRPLPDDEVIRVGLAGIVETFAGMLGDTRLEPDLDDLLWSFTNVFHRAAERVARSLDRNEEAQRSSQQEQDGSEVKSVELERLTGEGITYIERRNVLEIMRDEAADLYEAQTGSAWRPRTGSKVSHQAMTAAVIDSRDFLAARRRADTEVLVPAGTKIAFAGGLDFNDHDRIWDALDKAREKHPDMVLLHGGSPRGAERIAACWAENRKVTQIAFKPDWNRHAKAAPFRRNDQLLSVVPHGLIVFPGSGITDNLADKARRLGIPVWRFAEGGA
- a CDS encoding DUF1778 domain-containing protein; amino-acid sequence: MATTGTRKETPVSMRFRDDDLTIIDRGAELLGLSRTEFMRRAALQEAQAAILNETVIRVSPEAYDAFMQAISAPAAAPPPKAAERLRRSPPWDR
- a CDS encoding GNAT family N-acetyltransferase, with product MALSGIELLDDAHRLDSFDCGKPALNAWLAGFARTNQARGFTRVLIVHDEGTVVGYYGLAPGVIQPNSAPRAIRTGRPPDPIPCLLIGQLAVDHRYAGQGIGSGLVKDALRRCVAGADIVAGRAVVVRAIDAEAERYWQSWGFVPSRDNPSILMRSIQDVSLWLAEGR